The Anderseniella sp. Alg231-50 genome segment CACAGAACACGACAGGATCACCTGAACCTAAAAAACGTCCTGTCACTTTAAAACCTGGTCTAGGTAAAGCGCACTGGCGCGCAGTGCAAGAACCAAGACGCAACCTGCGGGACGAATATCAGGCGCGGCTGGTCACAGCATCCCGGTTTTATTTGTCAGCTTTCAGACTGAGGGCAATTTCCTCGGCCGTCATGCCACGGGCTTCATAGTTCTCCGCCAGCTTGCGCAATGCCTCGTCAGCCTCGCGCTGGCGATTCCACATGGATGAGTAGACGCCATCATGCTCAAGCAACTGGGCATGGGTACCGCGCTCCGCGATCCGGCCTTCTCCCAATACGATTATCTGGTCAGCGTCGACGACGGTTGACAGCCGGTGGGCGATAACCAGCGTCGTGCGATCTTTCGACACCAGCTTGAGCGCTGCCTGGATATCCTGCTCGGTCATTGTGTCGAGTGCGGAAGTGGCCTCGTCCAGTATCAGGATCGGAGGACCCTTCAATATGGTGCGCGCTATCGAGACGCGCTGCTTTTCACCGCCGGACAGTTTCAGCCCGCGTTCCCCGACCATGGCATCGTAGCCGTCCGGCAAATCAAGAATAAAGTCATGTATCTGAGCCAGTTTGGCGGCGGCCTCGACTTCCTCATCGGTTGCGTCCGGGCGGCCATAGCGGATGTTATAGCGGATCGTGTCGTTGAACAGGACAGTGTCCTGCGGCACCATGCCGACTGCGGCGCGCAGTGACTTTTGCGTCACTTCGCGAACATCCTGGCCATCAATGGAGATGCTGCCGCCGGTGACGTCATAGAACCGGTAGATGAGCCGCGAGATGGTTGATTTGCCGGCCCCTGACGGCCCGACAATGGCAAAGGTCTGTCCGGCGGGAACTTCAAAATCCAGCCCGTTCAGGATAGCGCGTTCAGCATCATAGGAGAAATCCACGCTGCTGAAGCGAATTACACCATCGCTGACTTCAAGCTGCCGCGCATCCGGTGCATCAACGATTTCCTCCTCAACGGACAGCAGGTCGAACATCTGTTCGATATCGGCCAGGCCCTGCCGGATTTCGCGGTACACGAAACCGATGAAGTTCAACGGCACAGACAACTGCATCAGCATGACATTGATGAACACAAAGTCACCGATCGTCTGCTTGCCGGCCTGCACTTCCAGCGCCGACATCACCATCACGATGGTCATGCCGGTTCCGAATATCAGTCCCTGTCCGAAATTGAGCCAGCCGAGCGAAGTCCATGTCTTGGTGGCCGAGGACTCGTAGCGCTGCATGGACTTGTCGAAACGGCTCGCCTCCATCTCCTCATTGCCGAAATACTTCACGGTTTCGAAGTTCAGCAGGCTGTCGATAGCCTTGGTGTTGGCCTCGTTGTCAGACTCGTTCATTTCCTTGCGGATGTTGATGCGCCAGTCGCTGGCACGCACGGTGAACCAGGAATACAACCACACCACTGCCGCGATAACGGCCACATAGCTCCAGCCATAGGAATAGGCGAAAATTGCCGCGGTGAGCGCGAACTCCAGAATGGTCGGTGCGGTGTTCAAAATGGTGAACCGCACTATGATCTCGATACCCTTGGTGCCGCGCTCGATAATACGGGACAGGCCGCCGGTCCTGCGTTCCAGATGAAAGCGCAGGGACAACTTGTGCATGTGCTTGAATGTACGGAAGGCAAGTTGCCGGACGGCATGCTGGCCTACCCGTGCAAACAGGGCATCGCGCAACTGGTTGAAGCCCCATTGCGTAACCCGGGCCACATTGTAGCCAAGCACCAGCATGACCGGTGTCAGGAGCCAGACCGGCAACAATGCCGGAGCCTCCAGCTTGCCGTTGAGGGCGTCTGTTGCGTACTTGAAAAAGTACGGCACTATGACAAGCACCAGTTTTGCAATCACCAGAAACAGCGTTGCCCACAACACCCGGATTTTCAGGTCCGGCCGGTCTGACGGCCACATGTATGGCCACAGATTACGGATCGTGCGGATCGTGGAACCGCTGTCGGCGGAAACTTTTTTACCGGTCAAAACTACATGCCTTAGGGGTTAGCGGATGCCTGCTGCATACAGCAATCATGAACGAGTTCATGGATTGCTGAAGATACGGACTGCAGCGCCTGCCTGTTCAATACGTAACGCGATTTGGGCCGCCGGGCTTCATAACT includes the following:
- a CDS encoding ABCB family ABC transporter ATP-binding protein/permease, yielding MTGKKVSADSGSTIRTIRNLWPYMWPSDRPDLKIRVLWATLFLVIAKLVLVIVPYFFKYATDALNGKLEAPALLPVWLLTPVMLVLGYNVARVTQWGFNQLRDALFARVGQHAVRQLAFRTFKHMHKLSLRFHLERRTGGLSRIIERGTKGIEIIVRFTILNTAPTILEFALTAAIFAYSYGWSYVAVIAAVVWLYSWFTVRASDWRINIRKEMNESDNEANTKAIDSLLNFETVKYFGNEEMEASRFDKSMQRYESSATKTWTSLGWLNFGQGLIFGTGMTIVMVMSALEVQAGKQTIGDFVFINVMLMQLSVPLNFIGFVYREIRQGLADIEQMFDLLSVEEEIVDAPDARQLEVSDGVIRFSSVDFSYDAERAILNGLDFEVPAGQTFAIVGPSGAGKSTISRLIYRFYDVTGGSISIDGQDVREVTQKSLRAAVGMVPQDTVLFNDTIRYNIRYGRPDATDEEVEAAAKLAQIHDFILDLPDGYDAMVGERGLKLSGGEKQRVSIARTILKGPPILILDEATSALDTMTEQDIQAALKLVSKDRTTLVIAHRLSTVVDADQIIVLGEGRIAERGTHAQLLEHDGVYSSMWNRQREADEALRKLAENYEARGMTAEEIALSLKADK